One window of Azospirillum sp. TSA2s genomic DNA carries:
- a CDS encoding VTT domain-containing protein, whose product MYAHSPQPIPSAGSPPALTGATGALRPILEPGRTCWRVEDTARLGVIVDAEDYFALAKAAMRRARRSIYMTAWDFDARIRLMPQTRRPRRPDRLGTLLNWLATTRPDLHIHVLKWDYAELFDLARWSHPFMLRNWLTHRRLQYRLDSDHPTGACHHQKMLVIDDQVAFCGGLDVTANRWDTRAHHAHDPRRRQPDGKPYEPFHDVMMAVDGDAARALGEMFRDRWARATGETLTPPAHSPGRPARRRPLAADPWPPGFEPMLRGVRVGIARTDPAYNGREAVREVEALHLEAIAQARDVIYLESQYFASTAVAEALKARLAEPDGPEVIVVNPVRTTSWLENTVMLGARARLTRELREADRHGRFRLFAALTDGGACITVHAKVMVVDDRLLRIGSANLNNRSMGLDTECDLALEAGPGPEHAETRRAIRHTRDDLIAEHLGSTAAAVAAAHRRLGSLTAAIESLRKPIGRTLEPLHDPEPDGLAAAVADARVFDPEHPVGAVDIVRRVLPSRIPRTRHWLMLAGVLALLGLWGMWRYTALSEWATLGSVLTVFHSLGESPLAPLWLMLAYVAGGYVMFPLTVMIAATAIVMGPWWGFPTAMAGAVASAVAMFWTGRMAGRDLLDRHGGPLIARINEKLADSGIAAVAGVRAVPVAPYTVVNLAAGASKLRFGDYVIGTMVGLAPGILAFNLLGHQLERTITNPGAGDIALLAGMAAVAIGLGWVTSRLLGRSGRKPADVGQDDRADERNLEP is encoded by the coding sequence ATGTACGCCCATTCGCCCCAGCCAATCCCGTCAGCCGGATCGCCGCCCGCCCTCACCGGGGCCACCGGCGCACTGCGGCCGATCCTGGAGCCGGGGCGGACCTGCTGGCGGGTGGAGGACACCGCGAGGCTGGGCGTCATCGTCGATGCCGAGGATTATTTCGCGCTGGCCAAGGCGGCCATGCGGCGCGCCCGGCGCAGCATCTACATGACCGCCTGGGATTTCGACGCCCGCATCCGGCTGATGCCGCAGACCCGCCGCCCGCGCCGGCCCGACCGGCTGGGCACGCTGCTGAACTGGCTGGCGACGACGCGGCCCGACCTGCACATCCATGTGCTGAAATGGGACTATGCCGAGCTTTTCGACCTCGCCCGCTGGTCGCACCCCTTCATGCTGCGCAACTGGCTGACCCACCGGCGCCTGCAATACCGGCTGGACAGCGACCATCCGACCGGCGCCTGCCATCATCAGAAGATGCTGGTGATCGACGATCAGGTCGCCTTCTGCGGCGGGCTGGACGTCACCGCCAACCGCTGGGACACCCGCGCCCACCATGCCCATGACCCGCGGCGGCGCCAGCCCGACGGCAAGCCCTATGAGCCGTTCCACGACGTGATGATGGCGGTGGACGGCGACGCCGCCCGCGCGCTGGGGGAGATGTTCCGCGACCGCTGGGCGCGCGCCACCGGCGAGACGCTGACGCCCCCCGCCCACTCCCCCGGCCGGCCGGCCCGCCGCCGCCCGCTGGCCGCCGACCCCTGGCCGCCCGGCTTCGAGCCGATGCTGCGCGGCGTGCGCGTCGGCATCGCCCGCACCGATCCCGCCTACAACGGCCGTGAAGCGGTGCGCGAGGTGGAAGCGCTCCATCTGGAGGCCATCGCCCAGGCGCGCGACGTCATCTATCTGGAAAGCCAGTATTTCGCCTCCACCGCGGTGGCCGAGGCGCTGAAGGCGCGGCTGGCCGAGCCGGACGGGCCGGAGGTGATCGTCGTCAACCCGGTGCGCACCACCAGCTGGCTGGAGAACACCGTCATGCTCGGCGCCCGTGCCCGGCTGACCCGCGAGCTTCGCGAGGCCGACCGCCACGGCCGCTTCCGCCTGTTCGCCGCGCTGACCGACGGCGGCGCCTGCATCACCGTCCATGCCAAGGTGATGGTGGTGGACGACCGTCTGCTGCGCATCGGCTCGGCCAACCTCAACAACCGCTCGATGGGTCTCGACACCGAGTGCGACCTTGCGCTGGAAGCCGGGCCGGGGCCGGAGCATGCGGAGACCCGCCGCGCCATCCGCCACACCCGCGACGACCTGATCGCCGAGCATCTGGGATCCACGGCGGCGGCGGTCGCGGCGGCGCACCGGCGGCTGGGGTCGCTCACCGCCGCCATCGAGTCGCTGCGCAAGCCGATCGGGCGGACGCTGGAACCGCTGCACGACCCCGAACCCGACGGGCTGGCCGCCGCCGTCGCCGACGCCCGCGTCTTCGATCCCGAACATCCGGTCGGCGCGGTGGATATCGTCCGCCGGGTGCTGCCGTCGCGCATCCCGCGCACCCGCCACTGGCTGATGCTGGCCGGCGTCCTGGCCCTGCTGGGGCTGTGGGGCATGTGGCGCTACACCGCGCTCAGCGAATGGGCGACGCTGGGCTCCGTGCTGACCGTCTTCCACAGCCTGGGCGAGAGCCCGCTGGCGCCGCTGTGGCTGATGCTGGCCTATGTCGCCGGCGGCTACGTCATGTTCCCGCTGACCGTGATGATCGCCGCCACCGCCATCGTCATGGGGCCGTGGTGGGGCTTTCCCACCGCGATGGCCGGGGCGGTCGCCTCGGCGGTGGCGATGTTCTGGACCGGGCGAATGGCGGGGCGCGACCTGCTGGACCGCCATGGCGGGCCGCTGATCGCCCGCATCAACGAAAAGCTGGCCGACAGCGGCATCGCCGCGGTGGCCGGCGTGCGCGCCGTGCCGGTGGCGCCCTACACGGTGGTGAACCTCGCCGCCGGCGCGTCGAAGCTGCGCTTCGGCGACTATGTGATCGGCACCATGGTCGGTCTTGCGCCCGGCATCCTTGCCTTCAATCTGCTCGGGCACCAGCTTGAGCGCACCATCACCAACCCCGGGGCCGGCGACATCGCGCTGCTGGCGGGGATGGCGGCGGTGGCGATCGGGCTCGGCTGGGTGACCAGCCGCCTTCTCGGCCGTTCCGGCCGGAAACCTGCGGATGTGGGGCAAGACGACAGGGCAGACGAAAGGAATTTGGAACCGTGA
- a CDS encoding endonuclease/exonuclease/phosphatase family protein encodes MIRFSRDRVQRIAAALRAARARRPRRADRRSNPIPDGMAALSVATWNIHSCVGLDARFAPDRIAQVIRDLDVDLIGLQEVGWHHRGESGMDQFAFLERHTGLTAYAGPTKHSERAHYGNCLLTRLPVRSMETMDLSVGKREPRGAIDAVVEVQGRPVRVIVAHLGLDPWERAKQVGDIVSRVESQPELPTLFMGDLNEWTPSSPRLRQLASSFADVANPRSFHARMPTLRLDRIYVTGGLQIPAFEVVRTILTRRASDHLPVRAVLAVP; translated from the coding sequence GTGATCCGTTTCAGCCGTGACCGTGTCCAGCGCATCGCCGCCGCGTTGCGCGCCGCCCGCGCCCGCCGTCCCCGCCGTGCCGACCGCCGCAGCAACCCCATCCCGGACGGCATGGCCGCGCTCAGCGTCGCCACCTGGAACATCCACAGCTGCGTCGGGCTCGACGCCCGATTCGCCCCCGACCGCATCGCCCAGGTGATCCGCGACCTCGACGTCGACCTGATCGGCCTGCAGGAGGTTGGCTGGCACCATCGCGGCGAATCGGGGATGGACCAGTTCGCCTTCCTGGAGCGGCACACCGGGCTGACGGCCTATGCCGGCCCGACCAAGCACAGCGAGCGCGCCCATTACGGCAACTGCCTGCTGACCCGCCTGCCGGTGCGGTCGATGGAGACGATGGACCTGTCCGTCGGCAAGCGCGAGCCGCGCGGCGCCATCGACGCGGTGGTGGAGGTGCAGGGCCGCCCGGTGCGGGTGATCGTCGCCCATCTCGGCCTCGACCCCTGGGAGCGGGCCAAACAGGTTGGTGACATAGTGTCGCGGGTGGAAAGCCAGCCGGAGCTGCCCACCCTGTTCATGGGCGATCTGAACGAATGGACGCCCAGCTCCCCCCGGCTGCGCCAGCTCGCCTCCTCCTTCGCCGACGTCGCCAATCCGCGCAGCTTCCACGCCCGCATGCCGACCCTGCGGCTCGACCGCATCTATGTGACGGGAGGCTTGCAAATCCCCGCTTTCGAGGTGGTTCGCACCATCCTCACCCGTCGGGCATCGGACCATCTGCCGGTCCGCGCGGTGCTCGCCGTCCCCTGA